The Polyodon spathula isolate WHYD16114869_AA chromosome 21, ASM1765450v1, whole genome shotgun sequence genome contains the following window.
CGTGTGTGACATGATGGTGGTGTGCATCTGCATGCCCGTTAACCTCGGACATCAGGTCTACAATGCGTGGATCTTTGGCGACTTTTTGTGTAGAGCTGTCCCGTTTGTCCAAGCGGTGTCCGTCTCCGCCAGTGTCCTTAGCCTCGCAGTCATCAGCTTGAACAGGTACTACAGCGTTCATAACCCCCTGAACGCCAGGTCCTTCTTTACCTGGAGGAAGATTTTTTGGATGATTTGTGTGGTCTGGGTTTTGTCCTCGGGGCTTTGCATGCCGCTGATCTTCATGAACAAAACCAAGGACCTTGTTCTGCTGGACGGACAACAGGTAATAACGGTGTGCATGGAAACCTGGCCCCATGTCAAACTCAGGCAAGCTTATAACTTTCTGCTCTTCTGCTCCCTGTATGGCTTTCCCGTTCTTTTCAACCTCATCATTTGCTTTCTCACTGGGCGCAAGCTGTGGAGCACCGATGACAAGTTTAAAGACTATAAGTGCAATTTAGCTGCGTCCGGGTCGCGGCTGAAAGTGCGCAAGAAAATAGCGAAGATGGTAGTGGCTTTGGTAATTCTGTTTACGCTCTCCTGGTTGCCTCTGTACGTGGTGGACATTTGGATCGATTTTAACATGTCCAGTGCCTCTGCTGAGGAAGAGGACCTCGATCATGTTCAGCATGAATGGATTCTGCAAGCCAGACCCTTTGCGCAGTGGCTGGGGCTAACGAATTCTACGCTCAATCCTCTGTGCTACTGCTTTGTGGGGAACTTATACAGATCTGCCAAGAAGTTCAGAAAGAGCTACAGGAAAAAGTTCTCGGCTGTGTTGAGCTTACCATTAGCCCAGACCCCACCCATCAACTCTGTCCCGAGGTTGTTGTCTTACAGGGCTTCAGATGGAAATTCAGACTCACAAATCTGCGGCTGGAGAGACTTTGGCTTTAACGAACATCTCACTAAAAACAAGAGCGTCTCTGCTGTCACAGTGTGTGAAACGATATTCGACTGAGTAAAGCTGTCTATAGTGCATGATGTACGGtacatgtgtttttgtaaagtatttataataaatttgTGTTCAAACTGTTGATTTTTGGCTTTTATTGTCGGGGGGAAattattcaaacagaaaacagtttataatacacattttatagtCACTCCATATAAATCATttagtgcatatatatattatatatatatatatatatatatatagataatatatatatatatatatatatatggcacagGTTTCAATTAAAAACGGAGTTTTCAAATGGACAGCTCAATATTGCGAACCAGTGTGATTTTTAACTTCAAATGTCTTCTAAATGTATATCTTTATAAATGTCCCTGGGCTCTACCAGTTTGTTTTAACAATATGTAGGCTAGCATGCCTACCAATGGATATAGTTTGCTGTGTTTTAAGAGATGATAGTTCATTATGATTTTTATGTGTTGGACTTTGAAGTACCGTCATGCATTATAAAGTGTTCTGGTCAAAGAATATCGTGTATGATTGATGTTTTGATTTATAAATTAGACGAAAACACCAGACCCATAAATCGCTATATCTCACCGCCCTATTTTCAATATTCAAATGAGCGTATTGCAGAAGGACATTTGGGCTAATCAAGAACAGTATATTTGACATGAAAACTACAGTTCACAGTTTAAACGTCTCAGTACATTTCCAGAAGAAAAATGGTAAGCTCGCAAATGAACCATTTGTTCAGTTTACACGTCTGGTTTTTCGGCAGATTTGCAGATTTTTGTTAGTAGCGTGTCTACAGGTGTTTCTAATAAAATCTTTCAGTATGCGCTGTTCTGGTCAATAAAACTTGCTTACTAGCTGGGTTATTGTGACGATTGATTTTATGACTTTAAAATGCCACTGTGCTTTTTTCATCTGTCGCTCCAGACTCCAGACTGCATAGCTTGTTCTGTGAGACGTGTGATCTAACTAAAACATGATAAAATCATTTACGACACCCAACTAACCTGCTAACTGTTTATAGAATATCCAAATgcgtgtattaattaattaataatcgTTTTGAAATCTAAATGTCACACAGTGATTTTGCTACAAAACTAAAAATTATACTATCTATCGATCTATTCTCTATCTATCTTAGacatgtgaaaatatatattagatTTCTTCATTGCCTTTGTTGCTTTGATTTGCTCTGCATCTACTGTAATGTTGAGTTCTGTAACTAAATCACTGTGTGGCATTTAGatttccaaactatttctatgttTATAGAATTCCAAAAGACACTTAaattattctgaaaatatcaaGAAAGATATTAGGAAACTTGCTGCTGACTTGCCAAAGGCGATGACTCTTTTGAGCATTATGGGAGAAGGCAGCTGTTGTGGGGCACATCTGGGCAGATTCCTGGAACTGCCTTACAGAACACAATGCAATGAGTCGAGTCCTTAGTTTAAACATTTTGGGgtgatttgtttaaaatattacatgCCAAGAAAAGATACTTGTTGTGACAAAAGCTTAAATGAGTGTGAGGAAGCTGTGCTGGGAACAATAGATCCTGATTTCATGGAATCTAAAACAGAAAGAGCAGAAAATGGAATCTGGAATTTTGAAACCTTGACTAGACACACATATTCAGAATATGACTGATTCCAAATTCCAGCACTGATTGAACCAGAGCCTCTTAACAATGTCTGGTTATTCAGTTTGACAGGCTTTTCATTTTATATTCCCTTGAAAGGAGGAAGGCAATATAAATGGATACAGATGATTAATATTTGACTTCAGTACTCCAGTTGTGTTGTATTTCCATCAATGCAAATACCAGTCAACTAGAAAagggtatttttaaaaaatattttatgaattgcTTAAGTGTACAACAGGGCAGCAcggtggtgtggtggttagcactgctgcctcacaacACCatggtcctgggttcaattccagcctaggggtctgtctgtttgtctgtctgtgtggagtttgcatgttctccctgtattcaggtgggttttctccaggtactccagtttcctcccacagtccaaagacatgctgttcagggtgattggtcattcaaaatgaccctttgcatgtgtgtggtgccctgcgatggactgaaGTTCCATCCAGGGTGTGGTCCTGCCTTGCgtcctgtgtctgccaggttaggctccaacTCATCGTGACCCtgtaagcagttaatgataatggatgggtaAGTGTATGACACTGCCCCAATCATCCCCCTGGGACTATCAAATACATGCCACAAAATTGTTATTTTCATATCGCAAGAACCTGCTTAAGTGACTATTAGCAATGTTTGGAGTCTAGTTGTTATAAGAGATTTCAGCTTGCACAGTTTGTCTGctaagatatatttatataaatcacaAATGGAAGATTATATTCAGGAACTATTATTACACataaagtgctgttttttttttttttttttttacaagatgaCATCTAAACACAAGATATGAAGTACTAGAACTTGGTTGATTCCTCATACAATAGTTGCAGGTatgctgtcaaataaaaaaaaaacaaataagaggTAGATTATTACAACAGAGCGGGATGCAAGTCAGACATAATAGGCAAGGTCATTTGCAGTACGCTGCGTGATTAATTCTCCTGTCCTGTTTGCAAGGAATCGTGGTGCCAGCAATGATATGATTGATCCAGGAACCAACAATAGGGTGATACCAGCAGCGTGTGGCACTTCCTTACAATCAGTGTGTCTTTAATGAACCACACCGGTTTTTGACTTTCAGAACTGCTGGCATGAATCCTTGCCAACTGATGCTATGCTATGGTATAATTAAATTTGAACTCCACATTAGACGTAGCTCTTTCAGAATCAAGAATTTGAGACAATGGAGTCAGTATCAACTCCATTCGAGGTTAGAGGTATTAAATGCATATATTAACTGTAtgccttttttaaagaaaaaggttCAAGGGTTTAGCATTCAGACATATGCCCTTGATGTATCACTGATGCAATCACTTTGAAAAAATATGTTCACAAATttcagaaagtttaaaaaaaaaaagggggattcAACCACAGtcttgtgcatttttaaaagtcCAAGGATTTTTGTCCTAGGTCTTCTGGAGCAGAGTTTTGTGTTCGCAAGACTCATACAGCTCTCTGCCATGAGCATTCTTCTCctgttgaaaaatgaaaaatataagcGAATATGCTATAAATAGTTAAAACAGTCTTTCTTTACTGTGCGTCTTCACTGTTGAACGAGAAGTCTCTTCCCAtttgacacagacacacacttgcTTTCTACCTGCTGAACACAGATCGTATGTTAGTTACTGTAAACTCCCGGTTGTGATCTTCGTGTGCACACAAGCtatgctaatttattttttttaaacaaagtgatCTTGCGCAcgcttgcattttatttatttaaactattttttttaacccacaaTGTGGTCTACCCAAGTagtcttgaaaacaaatattttctccAAAACTAAACATGGCTAAAACAAATTACTTCCGAGTGccattgaacacatttttttatttcctgcgacTCAGCATGTTCATTATGCGTGACATCTTTCAGCACGGCTTACCTTTATGCAAAAGCAACTCAAGCTGCGTGGCATTGACTCGGCTCGGGTGTGTAGGTGGAAATGCCCTGCACTGACGCCCTGTGCAAGAGCACTTGATTGAATTTACAGCTAATGCACTCCACTCTGCAGGGATGTTTATAATGCATCTCTTCAGTATGCCTCTTCCATCACATTACAGTTTCCGAATGAAGAGGACTGAAATTAAGCAAGGAAAAACATATCCGTGACAATGCACAGTGGTACTTAGTGCTTTCTTTAAAGGagggaaacaaaatgaaaacaagacaaTTATTTAGGGTTTTAAACTaggtgatatactgtacatgagaGAATCATTGTGTGAGAGGAAAGATTACAAGCATCTGTAGAATAATGTtggttatgttttttaaaaataattcgcCCCTAAACTGTTCCAAAGTTTACCTGACGTCATGCCGCACAAAAATGTAGACAAACATAGCATATGATCATCTTTTCCGTATGCAACGTTTCTCCTGTAGGTGTGTCAATATAAGATCACAAAGAGCATGACACTGGTTGCTGCACTTTGGGTCTCTCTTCAGTGTCCTCTCAGTTGTGCTTCGTACAACCCCATTATCCTCCAGTGTAATGTTAGGGACATTCTTTCAGCACTGATAATATCAGAATCTGAGAAATATATTAATGTTGGTCACATTGTTGAATAGGTATGTGTAATTTATTCATTGAAATGTGCTGGAATTGTGAAGAGGTTTTGTAACTTTTTCTAGCACATCAGTCTTGATCACAGCGAATCAAAAATCAGCACAAAAAGGCCCCAGAGCCTTTTAATCcgactgtgtgcgtgtgtgtggtttGAGTATGTGAAGGGAGTTTAATCTCACAATGTCTTTGTGCAAGAAAATGAGAGAGGTTTCTCTGACACAGAGCTACAGAAAATGGAAGAACTAAATGTAAGTGATTGTGCCATATGAGAGTGTGGGAGGCTCTCAGTATCATCTTTACAGTGAAGGCCAGTTTAAAATAGGAGCAAGGCAATGATAATTTATATGGTGTATATTATGAATGCAAACCATATGAGTCCCTTTGTCAAGTGTTAGTATGTGAGACACAAGAACAATTGCAGTGATTTGTTGAGAGGAATTGAATCTGTCATTGCTGGCAGATTTGGCGCTTGTCATGGCACCCCCTGTCTGTCACCTAGTATAAAGGCATGTCCTACTGCTCCACTaaaggagcctggctcttttaggAAAGTGGGGGTGTTCTGGATCCTGGATGACCCAGGTTTGAGTTCAGGTCTATGTCTTCAGGATTTTTCACCCTTCCTTTCTCTGTCGTAAAATAGCAGGACTTGGCTATTTACAATTTATAAGATTATAATGTTGCAGATGCTATTCAAAGCGTAAATGCTCCTTTAGCATTTAGAACCGGACAAATAAGCCTACTTCAATTTACTTTTATTCATTAAATGATAAATAACCAAGCCTCTGTTTCACAAGTAAACCTCAGAAAGTGGGTGGGTGGGTGACAAATCATCTGCTTTGAAACTAAATCATTAACTAATTCACTCTGAGAATATGGAAATTGCAAAAGGAACAATACTAATCACAGCAAATTGCATTGTGCTATTTCACATGAACCAGCTAACACAATGTCACAGTAATTAAAagaaagagatttaaaaataaataaataaataaataaataaactttattataATTGTCTGCCAGGTTAGGGAGCTGAGGGTAGCTTAGCTAGAAGGAGCAGCCAGGGCACATTATTCTCTTTAATGgggttttgtaattttttgttaTCAAGAGACAAGAGGACTGTAGAGAGAGGCATTTTTGTAGTCATCATGTCTGCACCACTTCTTACCGCTCAGGCAGCAGTTTTTAAAGAACGGCACCtgtgatttaaatataaaatatgacttCTAAAAAGGTGATTTAAGATTTAAATTATGGTGTTGTGTTATCTATTTGATATTGATATGCTGTAAGGAAAGCATTGCCATAATTGAAGCCTGTTGATGGAAATACTATAAGAAACTTAATAACTTCAAGTCTTTTTCAActtccaatataaaaaaaaactacatacaaCAGAACAAACACTGCAGGCTGTTGTATCTTTGTAGAGATCCACATGAGCTCTGATTGTGTTCTTAGACACATGCCAATGCCATTACACTGTACCATAAAAATAACCTGGGCTTTGTTTGTTCATGGATCTTACTTTAGGTTACAATAAGAGTGTTACCACCTGCCTAGTACAAGCTAATGGATTTAAAGGTTCCACTGGTGTTTTATAGATGAGGTTCTTTGCTGAACTGACCCCAGGTGTCTTACACATATCTTGAATGCCAGAGGCACTTAGACAGAATCTTTATGAAGTCAACAGgctcctcatatatatataaaaaaaaggactACTAAAAAAACACCATGA
Protein-coding sequences here:
- the LOC121296024 gene encoding galanin receptor 2a-like codes for the protein MNFTEFYLRFGHFPKNLSSFNNFSFQHSIPFADNVLFSGYEPSTIILVIMYSLSFIIGLVGNIMALRVLTRKKRNRLAGVSATRSLLINLAVCDMMVVCICMPVNLGHQVYNAWIFGDFLCRAVPFVQAVSVSASVLSLAVISLNRYYSVHNPLNARSFFTWRKIFWMICVVWVLSSGLCMPLIFMNKTKDLVLLDGQQVITVCMETWPHVKLRQAYNFLLFCSLYGFPVLFNLIICFLTGRKLWSTDDKFKDYKCNLAASGSRLKVRKKIAKMVVALVILFTLSWLPLYVVDIWIDFNMSSASAEEEDLDHVQHEWILQARPFAQWLGLTNSTLNPLCYCFVGNLYRSAKKFRKSYRKKFSAVLSLPLAQTPPINSVPRLLSYRASDGNSDSQICGWRDFGFNEHLTKNKSVSAVTVCETIFD